Proteins from a genomic interval of Mycobacterium conspicuum:
- a CDS encoding type II toxin-antitoxin system Phd/YefM family antitoxin, with translation MVKSHFPRWDALIIRWSRVRAPPAPLFEPHFSSPTFSSPTFEPFLPSPTPEHQTPHRVACIELRITVTVHGRPTAVLLAVDDLESLEETIAVLSDSAALRAFGEAEAEIARGEGEDLDSLTAAMQARRART, from the coding sequence ATCGTCAAATCCCATTTCCCCAGGTGGGACGCTCTCATAATCCGTTGGTCGCGGGTTCGAGCCCCGCCCGCCCCACTTTTCGAGCCCCACTTTTCGAGCCCCACTTTTTCGAGCCCCACTTTCGAGCCCTTCCTTCCGAGCCCCACTCCAGAGCACCAGACACCGCACCGGGTTGCGTGCATCGAGCTGCGGATCACGGTAACGGTGCACGGACGTCCCACGGCGGTCCTTCTTGCCGTCGACGATCTGGAATCGCTTGAGGAAACGATTGCGGTGCTATCCGACTCAGCGGCGCTGCGTGCCTTCGGTGAGGCCGAGGCGGAGATCGCCCGGGGAGAGGGTGAGGACCTGGACAGCCTGACGGCAGCTATGCAAGCACGCCGAGCCAGGACGTGA
- a CDS encoding ribbon-helix-helix protein, CopG family has translation MQITLEDEQYSRLVAESARSGLSLGELIRRAIDRAYGDGSAAERMRALEMSFQAWSGEIDSAEYVHGMRLGLGR, from the coding sequence ATGCAGATCACGCTCGAGGATGAGCAGTATTCGCGGCTGGTCGCGGAGTCTGCGCGGTCTGGTTTGTCGCTGGGCGAGCTCATCCGGCGCGCGATCGATCGGGCGTACGGCGACGGGTCCGCCGCCGAACGGATGCGGGCCCTTGAGATGAGTTTTCAGGCGTGGTCGGGCGAGATTGACTCGGCGGAGTACGTCCACGGGATGCGCCTCGGCCTCGGCCGCTAG
- a CDS encoding TldD/PmbA family protein: MTPDRGIDADFLDLPRGQLAEAALSAATAAGASHADLRIHRISTEVNQLRDGELETAVINRQVGLAVRVIVDGTWGFASHAELAPSVAAETARRAVHVATTLAALNAERVELADEPVYADATWVSNYRIDPFDISGADKIAVLQDYSGRLLAADGVDHVSAGLTAVKEQTFYADTFGSSITQQRVRVLPSLEAVTVDSAAGSFDSMRTLAPPMARGWEVLAGDEVWNWTDELAQLPSLLAEKVKAPSVTPGPTDLVIDPTNLWLTIHESIGHATEYDRAIGYEAAYAGTSFATPDKLGTMRYGSPVMNVTADRTVEFGLASIGYDDEGVAAQSWDLVRDGVFVGYQLDRVFALKLGQPRSNGCAYADSPHHVPIQRMANVSLQPSPEDISTADLIGRVQDGIYIVGDKSWSIDMQRYNFQFTGQRFFRIRDGVLDGQLRDVAYQATTTDFWNSMEAVGGPSTWRLGGAFNCGKAQPGQIAAVSHGCPSALFRGVNVLNTRAEGGR, encoded by the coding sequence GTGACACCAGACCGGGGGATCGATGCCGACTTCCTGGACCTGCCGCGTGGCCAGCTGGCCGAGGCCGCGTTGTCGGCGGCGACGGCGGCCGGCGCCAGCCACGCCGACCTGCGGATTCACCGGATCAGCACCGAGGTCAACCAGCTGCGCGACGGTGAGCTCGAGACGGCGGTGATCAATCGCCAGGTCGGTCTGGCGGTGCGGGTGATCGTCGACGGCACGTGGGGATTCGCCTCCCACGCCGAGTTGGCGCCGTCGGTCGCGGCCGAGACCGCGCGCCGCGCGGTGCACGTGGCCACCACGCTCGCGGCGCTGAACGCCGAACGGGTCGAGTTGGCGGACGAGCCGGTGTACGCCGACGCCACCTGGGTGTCGAACTACCGGATCGATCCGTTCGACATCTCCGGGGCCGACAAGATCGCGGTGCTGCAGGACTATTCCGGGCGGCTGCTGGCCGCCGATGGCGTCGATCACGTGTCGGCCGGGCTGACGGCCGTCAAGGAGCAGACGTTCTACGCCGACACGTTCGGATCGTCGATCACCCAGCAGCGGGTGCGGGTGCTGCCGTCGTTGGAAGCGGTGACGGTGGACTCCGCGGCGGGAAGCTTCGATTCGATGCGCACGTTGGCGCCGCCGATGGCGCGCGGTTGGGAGGTGCTGGCCGGCGACGAGGTGTGGAACTGGACCGACGAACTCGCCCAGTTGCCGTCGTTGCTGGCCGAGAAGGTGAAGGCGCCCAGCGTGACTCCCGGGCCGACGGACCTGGTGATCGACCCGACCAACCTGTGGTTGACGATTCACGAATCCATCGGCCACGCAACCGAATACGACCGTGCGATCGGCTACGAGGCGGCCTACGCCGGAACCTCGTTCGCCACCCCCGACAAACTGGGAACCATGCGCTACGGCTCTCCGGTGATGAACGTGACCGCCGACCGCACCGTCGAATTCGGCTTGGCCAGTATCGGATACGACGACGAGGGCGTGGCCGCGCAAAGCTGGGACCTGGTGCGCGACGGGGTGTTCGTCGGCTATCAGCTGGATCGGGTGTTCGCGCTCAAGCTCGGGCAGCCGCGCTCCAACGGGTGCGCGTATGCCGACTCGCCGCATCACGTGCCGATCCAGCGGATGGCCAACGTGTCGCTGCAACCTAGCCCCGAGGACATCAGCACCGCGGACCTGATCGGCCGCGTGCAGGACGGTATCTACATCGTCGGTGACAAATCGTGGTCGATTGACATGCAGCGCTACAACTTTCAGTTCACCGGCCAGCGGTTCTTCCGCATCCGTGACGGTGTGCTGGATGGTCAGCTCCGCGACGTCGCGTATCAGGCCACCACCACCGATTTCTGGAATTCGATGGAGGCCGTCGGCGGCCCGTCGACCTGGCGGCTGGGCGGCGCGTTCAACTGCGGCAAGGCCCAGCCCGGACAGATCGCCGCCGTCAGCCACGGCTGCCCGTCGGCGTTGTTCCGCGGTGTCAACGTGCTCAACACCCGAGCCGAGGGCGGCCGATGA
- a CDS encoding carbohydrate ABC transporter permease gives MTSPSRPSRYLTSLPNAVVYTGLSLGTLITLVPFALGLLTSFTSKHQFITGTPLQLPRPPTLDNYGDLGGAGFGRAAAVTALMTAVILVGQLTFSVLAAYAFARLSFPGRDALFWVYIATLMVPGTVTVVPLYLMMAQLGLRNTFWALVLPFMFGSPYAIFLLREHFRLIPDDLINAAHLDGANPLDVIVHVVIPSSRPVLAALTLITVVSQWNNFMWPLVITSGHKWRVLTVATADLQSRFNSQWTLVMAATTIAIVPLIVLFVASQRHIVASIVVSGLK, from the coding sequence ATGACCTCACCTAGTCGCCCCAGCCGCTACCTCACCAGCCTGCCCAACGCCGTTGTCTACACCGGCTTGTCGCTCGGTACGCTGATCACCTTGGTGCCGTTCGCACTTGGCTTGCTCACCTCGTTCACGTCGAAGCATCAGTTCATCACGGGCACACCGCTGCAGCTGCCGCGACCGCCGACCCTGGACAACTACGGCGACCTGGGTGGGGCCGGGTTCGGCCGTGCCGCGGCGGTGACCGCGTTGATGACGGCGGTGATTCTGGTGGGCCAGTTGACCTTTTCGGTGCTGGCGGCGTACGCGTTCGCGCGGTTGAGTTTTCCCGGACGGGACGCGCTGTTTTGGGTTTACATCGCGACGCTGATGGTGCCCGGGACGGTCACGGTGGTGCCGCTGTATCTGATGATGGCGCAGCTGGGCCTGCGCAACACGTTCTGGGCGTTGGTGCTGCCGTTCATGTTCGGCTCCCCGTACGCGATCTTCCTGCTGCGCGAGCACTTTCGCCTCATCCCCGATGACTTGATCAACGCCGCGCACCTCGACGGCGCCAACCCCCTAGATGTGATCGTGCACGTGGTGATCCCGTCGAGCCGGCCGGTGCTGGCCGCCCTGACGTTGATCACCGTGGTCTCGCAGTGGAACAACTTCATGTGGCCATTGGTGATCACCAGCGGCCACAAGTGGCGGGTGCTTACGGTGGCGACCGCAGATCTGCAGTCGCGCTTCAACTCCCAGTGGACGCTGGTGATGGCGGCGACGACGATCGCGATCGTCCCGCTGATCGTGCTGTTCGTGGCGTCCCAGCGGCACATCGTCGCGTCGATCGTGGTTTCGGGGCTCAAATGA
- a CDS encoding nitroreductase family deazaflavin-dependent oxidoreductase produces MAFRRFSPYRGRRLRWDEALFERMAMSRAGSYLGKFVAPRVDKFLIPRTNGHLSTMGRDKVGLVTTTGAKSGRPRPQPLALLDDGDGSLLAIGSNYGREKHPGWSANLLAHPECTVELNGPPRPYLAELLDGDERAAAWATAVDVYAGYENYRVNCAPRQIRIFRLRPSAGDNGQGT; encoded by the coding sequence GTGGCTTTTCGCAGGTTCAGCCCCTACCGCGGCCGTCGTCTTCGCTGGGACGAGGCGCTCTTCGAGCGCATGGCCATGTCCCGCGCCGGCTCCTACCTGGGAAAGTTCGTGGCGCCGCGCGTCGACAAGTTTTTGATACCGCGAACCAACGGCCACCTGAGCACCATGGGGCGAGACAAGGTCGGGCTTGTCACGACCACCGGCGCCAAGTCGGGACGGCCGCGTCCGCAGCCGCTGGCGCTGCTTGACGACGGTGACGGCTCGCTCCTTGCCATCGGATCGAATTACGGCCGCGAGAAGCATCCGGGGTGGAGCGCTAACCTGCTGGCGCACCCCGAGTGCACCGTCGAACTCAACGGTCCGCCGCGGCCCTACCTGGCCGAGCTGCTGGATGGTGACGAGCGGGCGGCCGCGTGGGCGACGGCCGTTGATGTCTACGCCGGATACGAGAACTACCGCGTGAACTGCGCACCTCGGCAGATCCGAATTTTCCGGCTTCGCCCGTCGGCTGGCGACAACGGTCAGGGAACCTGA
- a CDS encoding ATP-binding protein: MRYARRIIDDELDELFGQIPAIAIDGPKAVGKTTTAEQRVVGLLRLDAKPNREAVHADPGLLLTRPRPLLVDEWQKVPEVWDVVRRAVDDDPTGGQFLLAGSASPRQGATAHSGAGRIGRLRMRPMTLSERGIGSPTVSLGELLSGERVPLDGVAEVRLADYTHEIVASGFPGMRSLGARALKFQLDSYLRNAVDRDVPEQGLAVRKPDAMLGWLRAYAAATSTTASYTAVLDAATAGVSDKPARSTTIAYRDVLTQLWLLDPVPAWGPAANPLARLAQSPKHHLADPALAARLLGLSVDTLLSGQGRPIGPQAGGMLGHLFESLVTLCVRVAAQAAQATTGHLRTRNGDHEIDLVVVRDDGKVLAVEVKLAATVEDRDTSHLRWLADHLRADLLDAIIINTGPNAYRRPDGIGVVPLALLGP; the protein is encoded by the coding sequence ATGCGGTACGCCAGACGCATCATCGACGACGAGCTGGATGAGCTGTTCGGACAGATACCGGCGATCGCAATCGATGGCCCGAAGGCAGTGGGGAAGACGACGACAGCCGAGCAGCGAGTCGTCGGCCTGCTCAGACTCGATGCAAAGCCCAACCGTGAGGCGGTGCATGCCGACCCGGGTCTTCTGTTGACTCGGCCGCGGCCACTGCTCGTCGACGAGTGGCAGAAGGTTCCCGAGGTGTGGGATGTCGTGCGGCGTGCTGTCGACGACGATCCGACCGGTGGCCAGTTTCTGCTTGCCGGGAGTGCGTCACCCCGTCAGGGGGCGACGGCCCACTCCGGCGCGGGGCGTATTGGGCGGCTGCGGATGCGTCCCATGACCTTGTCGGAGCGGGGGATCGGGTCACCGACGGTCAGTCTCGGCGAATTGCTCAGTGGGGAAAGGGTTCCGCTCGATGGGGTGGCGGAGGTCCGGTTGGCCGACTACACGCACGAGATCGTGGCATCGGGGTTCCCGGGCATGCGGTCTCTGGGTGCGCGAGCATTGAAATTCCAGCTCGATTCCTACCTGCGGAATGCCGTCGATCGCGACGTGCCCGAGCAGGGGCTCGCCGTTCGTAAGCCTGATGCCATGCTGGGCTGGTTGCGCGCCTACGCGGCGGCCACATCGACGACGGCCAGCTATACCGCAGTGCTCGACGCGGCCACAGCCGGTGTCAGTGACAAGCCGGCGCGTTCAACGACCATCGCGTACCGCGATGTGCTCACTCAGCTATGGCTGCTTGACCCGGTGCCGGCTTGGGGTCCCGCGGCAAACCCGTTGGCGCGCTTGGCCCAATCGCCGAAGCATCATTTGGCCGATCCCGCGTTGGCGGCGCGTCTACTCGGTTTGTCCGTGGATACGCTTCTCAGCGGTCAAGGCAGGCCGATCGGGCCTCAGGCTGGTGGCATGCTCGGGCATCTCTTCGAATCCTTGGTCACGCTTTGCGTACGGGTTGCCGCGCAGGCCGCGCAGGCCACTACCGGCCACCTCCGGACACGCAACGGTGATCACGAGATAGATCTGGTGGTGGTGCGCGATGACGGCAAGGTGCTCGCTGTCGAGGTGAAACTGGCTGCAACAGTCGAAGATCGAGATACCTCGCACTTGCGCTGGCTGGCCGACCACCTGCGCGCGGACCTGCTTGACGCGATCATCATCAATACCGGGCCCAACGCTTACCGTCGCCCCGACGGCATCGGCGTGGTCCCGCTGGCCCTGCTGGGTCCGTAA
- a CDS encoding TldD/PmbA family protein, translating into MITPQHVVNLILEEAAKAGRADETMVLVTDRVGANVRWAGNSMTTNGVSVSRSTTVISIVRQGGSAFVGTVVSAEVDPRVIPGLVAASQDAARSAPEAGDAAPLLADAGVPADWDAPVPGIGAEVFTDVASSLSRGFRGADRLYGFAHHSVSTTFLASSTGLRRRYTQPTGAVEINAKRGDASAWAGVGTPDFVDVPTDSLLEDLSMRLGWASRSVELPAGRYETIMPPSTVADMMLYMAWSMAGRGAQEGRSAFSAPGGGTRVGERLTDLPLTLFSDPMAPGLECGAFVATSHSSETVSVFDNGMEVGQVDWIRDGVINALAYPRATAAKFGEKVAVGADNLVMTGGSADLADMIAATERGLLLTTLWYIREVDPTTLLLTGLTRDGVYLIEDGEVTAAVNNFRFNESPLDLLRRATEAGVSEKTLPREWSDWATRAAMPSLRIPDFYMSSVSQAQ; encoded by the coding sequence ATGATCACCCCGCAGCACGTCGTCAACCTCATCCTGGAGGAAGCGGCCAAGGCCGGCCGGGCCGACGAGACCATGGTGCTGGTCACCGACCGGGTCGGGGCGAACGTGCGGTGGGCGGGCAATTCGATGACCACCAACGGGGTGTCGGTCAGCCGCAGCACGACCGTGATTTCGATTGTGCGCCAAGGTGGTAGCGCCTTTGTCGGGACGGTGGTGTCCGCCGAAGTCGACCCGCGCGTGATACCGGGGCTGGTGGCGGCGTCGCAGGATGCGGCCCGGTCTGCGCCGGAGGCCGGCGACGCGGCGCCGTTGCTCGCCGATGCCGGGGTGCCCGCGGACTGGGACGCGCCCGTGCCGGGCATCGGTGCCGAGGTCTTCACCGACGTGGCCTCCTCGTTGAGCCGGGGTTTTCGCGGCGCCGACCGGCTGTACGGCTTTGCGCACCATAGTGTTTCGACGACCTTCCTGGCGTCGTCGACCGGGCTGCGGCGCCGTTACACGCAGCCCACCGGCGCGGTGGAGATCAACGCGAAACGCGGCGACGCGAGCGCCTGGGCGGGTGTCGGGACGCCCGATTTCGTCGACGTGCCAACCGATTCGCTGCTCGAGGACTTGTCGATGCGACTGGGTTGGGCTTCGCGCAGTGTGGAACTGCCCGCCGGTCGCTACGAGACGATCATGCCGCCGTCGACGGTGGCCGACATGATGCTCTACATGGCGTGGTCGATGGCCGGCCGGGGCGCGCAGGAAGGGCGCAGCGCGTTCTCCGCACCCGGCGGCGGGACCCGGGTAGGGGAGCGGCTCACCGACCTGCCGCTGACGCTGTTCTCTGACCCGATGGCGCCCGGGCTGGAGTGTGGGGCGTTCGTCGCCACGAGCCACTCCTCGGAGACGGTGTCGGTGTTCGACAACGGCATGGAGGTCGGCCAGGTCGATTGGATCCGCGACGGGGTAATCAATGCGCTGGCGTATCCGCGGGCCACGGCCGCCAAGTTCGGCGAGAAGGTCGCGGTCGGGGCCGACAACCTGGTGATGACGGGCGGCTCGGCCGATCTGGCCGACATGATCGCGGCCACCGAGCGCGGGCTGCTGCTGACCACGCTGTGGTACATCCGCGAGGTCGACCCGACCACCCTGCTGCTCACCGGGCTGACCCGCGACGGCGTTTACCTCATCGAGGATGGCGAGGTGACCGCGGCGGTCAACAACTTCCGGTTCAACGAGAGTCCGCTGGATCTGTTGCGGCGGGCGACTGAAGCCGGTGTCAGTGAGAAGACGCTGCCGCGCGAATGGAGTGATTGGGCCACCCGGGCGGCCATGCCGTCGCTGCGGATACCCGATTTCTATATGTCGTCGGTGAGCCAGGCGCAATAA
- a CDS encoding carboxymuconolactone decarboxylase family protein, translated as MVLDQLVALSPGDGRITGLVRTVCARTLSLPALPAEIVVEEPGSEAEAVVAEFAEQFSTDVSAITVDQRSRLFKALGDSTFGVVVAMYIADFVPRVRAGLEALGVGSEYLGWVSGAVDWDHTSEPSSVVFDDFLPAVARMRALDPVTSELVRLRGAAQHNCRLCKSLRESTALDAGGSETLYGDIENFETSTLLDARAKAALRYADGLIWTPAHLVADDVVGVRSGFSDDEAVELTLDVMRNASNKIAVSLGGDAPRVEHGTERYLLDVDGHTVFS; from the coding sequence GTGGTGCTAGATCAGCTGGTAGCTCTTTCTCCCGGTGACGGTCGTATCACCGGGTTGGTGCGCACTGTGTGCGCGCGGACGCTGTCTCTGCCGGCGTTGCCGGCCGAAATCGTGGTCGAGGAACCGGGCTCGGAGGCCGAGGCCGTCGTCGCCGAATTCGCTGAGCAGTTCAGCACCGACGTCTCGGCGATCACCGTCGATCAGCGGTCGCGGTTGTTTAAGGCGTTGGGGGACAGCACCTTTGGCGTCGTGGTCGCCATGTACATCGCCGACTTCGTGCCCCGGGTGCGGGCCGGGCTGGAAGCGTTGGGCGTCGGTTCGGAGTATCTCGGCTGGGTCTCCGGCGCGGTCGACTGGGACCACACCTCCGAGCCGTCGAGCGTGGTCTTCGACGACTTCCTGCCCGCGGTGGCCCGAATGCGCGCGCTGGACCCGGTCACGTCCGAGCTGGTCCGGCTGCGCGGAGCCGCTCAGCACAACTGCCGACTGTGCAAGTCGCTGCGGGAGAGCACCGCGCTGGACGCCGGCGGCTCGGAAACGCTGTACGGCGACATCGAGAACTTCGAGACCTCCACGCTGCTCGACGCCCGGGCAAAAGCAGCGCTGCGCTATGCGGATGGGTTAATTTGGACCCCTGCGCACCTCGTCGCCGATGACGTCGTCGGGGTGCGCTCGGGGTTCTCCGACGACGAGGCCGTCGAACTCACCCTCGACGTCATGCGTAACGCCAGCAACAAGATCGCCGTGTCGCTAGGCGGTGACGCCCCGAGGGTTGAGCACGGCACGGAGCGTTACCTGCTCGACGTCGACGGCCACACCGTCTTCAGCTGA
- a CDS encoding nucleotidyl transferase AbiEii/AbiGii toxin family protein: MSSGDRVFRQIQSVARSAAASSGTGAPTQEYLIRHALESFLDRLTRTSHAGDFVLKGGILLAAYGVRRPTKDADANAVNASVTAEHLAQVVRDIAATDADDGVVFNLDTITVQEIREQSDYPGLRVRVAVSIGPWKGAVAWDVSAGDPIVPPPRAVTVERILGDPITLLGYAPETSIAEKGVTILERGITSTRWRDYVDIVQLAHKGIDPDALLHSARAIARHRGITLEPVAPHLAGYGAVGQAKWAAWRRRERLESVCEENLDDHIALVALALDPVFARGPG, from the coding sequence GTGAGCTCCGGCGACAGAGTGTTCCGCCAAATCCAATCCGTCGCCCGCTCCGCAGCGGCGAGCAGTGGCACCGGCGCACCCACCCAGGAATACCTGATCCGGCACGCGCTCGAATCATTCCTGGACCGACTCACCCGCACTTCTCACGCCGGCGATTTCGTCCTCAAAGGCGGAATCCTGCTGGCCGCCTACGGTGTACGGCGCCCGACCAAGGACGCCGACGCTAACGCCGTCAATGCCAGCGTCACCGCCGAACATCTCGCCCAGGTGGTCCGCGACATCGCCGCGACCGACGCCGACGACGGGGTGGTGTTCAACCTCGACACGATCACTGTGCAGGAGATCCGCGAGCAGTCCGACTACCCAGGTCTTCGAGTACGGGTCGCCGTATCAATCGGACCGTGGAAGGGTGCCGTGGCCTGGGATGTATCCGCTGGAGACCCGATCGTGCCACCGCCCCGGGCAGTGACGGTCGAACGAATCCTCGGCGACCCGATCACGCTGCTGGGTTACGCGCCCGAGACCAGCATCGCCGAGAAGGGCGTCACGATCCTCGAGCGCGGAATCACCAGCACCCGCTGGCGTGACTACGTCGACATCGTCCAGCTCGCCCACAAAGGCATTGACCCCGATGCGCTGCTCCACTCGGCACGAGCCATCGCACGCCATCGCGGCATCACTCTCGAACCCGTCGCACCGCACCTTGCCGGTTACGGCGCGGTCGGGCAAGCGAAATGGGCCGCATGGCGCCGCCGAGAACGGCTCGAATCCGTCTGCGAGGAGAATCTCGACGACCACATTGCTCTGGTCGCCTTAGCCCTCGATCCCGTCTTTGCCCGCGGTCCTGGATAG
- a CDS encoding type IV toxin-antitoxin system AbiEi family antitoxin domain-containing protein — protein sequence MDALTPSTAGQAGLSRSALYRSARAGRLDRIARGIYLPADASSADWDLLEAATRRPDATICLISALAHYDLTDAIPTKLDVAIPRGSRTPASTGAIAWHHFDRASFEIEREEIAIPGSDQTIGIYSPERSIADAFRLRSEIGYELARDALREWLRRGGKPARLIDVASHLPRAKSPLLHALDMLA from the coding sequence ATGGACGCCCTGACGCCGAGCACTGCAGGCCAGGCCGGTCTGTCGCGCAGCGCTCTCTACCGGAGTGCGCGTGCCGGTCGGTTGGACCGCATCGCACGCGGTATCTACCTGCCTGCGGATGCCTCCTCTGCAGACTGGGACTTGCTCGAGGCAGCAACCCGGCGCCCGGACGCCACGATCTGCCTGATCTCCGCGCTCGCCCATTACGACCTGACCGACGCGATCCCGACCAAGCTGGACGTCGCGATCCCCCGGGGGTCACGGACACCGGCGAGCACGGGTGCGATCGCATGGCATCACTTCGACCGCGCCAGCTTCGAGATTGAACGCGAAGAAATCGCGATCCCAGGATCGGATCAGACAATCGGGATCTACTCTCCTGAACGGTCAATCGCCGATGCCTTTCGGCTTCGCAGCGAGATCGGATACGAACTGGCACGCGACGCGCTGCGCGAATGGCTGCGCCGCGGCGGCAAACCGGCTCGGCTGATCGACGTCGCGTCCCACCTCCCGCGGGCGAAGTCCCCGCTCCTGCACGCATTGGACATGCTGGCGTGA
- a CDS encoding carbohydrate ABC transporter permease: MRDAPRRSTALGYALLAPSLFGVLVFLLLPILVVIWLSLYRWDLLGPLRYVGLDNWRSVLVDADFVNSLVVTAIFVAIVVPAQTVLGLLAASMLARQLPGTPVFRTLYVLPWICAPLAIAVLWRWILAPTDGAVSAVLGHRIEWLSDPTLALPVVSAVVVWANVGYVALSFLAGLLAIPDEIHAAARTDGANAWQRFWRITLPMLRPTMFFVLVTGIVSTAQVFDTVYALTDGGPRGRTDLVAHRIYAEAFGAAAIGRASVMAVVLFVILVGVTLVQHMYFRRRISYDLT, from the coding sequence ATGCGCGACGCGCCACGCCGATCCACCGCGCTGGGCTACGCCCTGCTGGCACCCAGCCTGTTCGGGGTGCTGGTCTTTCTGCTGTTGCCGATCCTGGTGGTGATCTGGCTGAGCCTGTATCGGTGGGACCTGCTCGGACCGCTGCGCTATGTCGGCCTGGACAACTGGCGGTCGGTGTTGGTCGACGCCGACTTCGTCAACTCGCTGGTGGTCACGGCCATCTTCGTGGCGATCGTGGTCCCGGCGCAGACGGTGCTGGGGCTGCTGGCCGCCTCGATGCTGGCTCGCCAACTCCCCGGCACCCCGGTCTTTCGCACCCTGTACGTGTTGCCCTGGATCTGCGCGCCGCTGGCGATCGCGGTGTTGTGGCGTTGGATCTTGGCGCCTACCGACGGCGCGGTCAGTGCCGTGCTGGGCCATCGGATCGAATGGCTTTCCGACCCCACCCTGGCGCTGCCGGTCGTGTCGGCGGTGGTCGTCTGGGCCAACGTCGGCTATGTCGCCTTGTCCTTCTTGGCGGGCCTGCTGGCCATCCCCGACGAGATTCACGCGGCCGCGCGCACCGACGGCGCCAACGCCTGGCAGCGGTTTTGGCGCATCACCCTGCCCATGCTGCGGCCGACGATGTTCTTCGTGCTGGTCACCGGAATCGTCAGCACCGCACAGGTTTTCGACACCGTCTACGCGCTCACCGACGGCGGGCCGAGGGGCCGCACCGACCTGGTGGCACATCGCATCTACGCCGAGGCGTTCGGCGCGGCGGCGATCGGGCGTGCGTCGGTGATGGCGGTGGTGCTGTTCGTCATCCTCGTCGGCGTCACCCTCGTCCAGCACATGTACTTTCGACGGCGGATCAGCTATGACCTCACCTAG
- a CDS encoding PPOX class F420-dependent oxidoreductase: MNRVGALARGYLVAVTALAGVFTAGIGVWCLIEPGSFARAVGFETHLHFLHDLGAFQLGLGVTLLLALIWADALATALAGFIVANTVHTVNHFTDLDLGGSVAQAWALGAVSVALVVAFLLRLRQLGYVLGSVGAAANQTLAPFVRQKTISLTTFRKDGTPGSSPISIVVDGNRAYFRSFEKAIKVRRIQRNPNVEFGPATGSGKPTGSAQPGDVRLLDGAEYRKAARLLRQKYPVLHGVLVPLAHRLMRSKFGRTVHAELIPLTVAR, from the coding sequence ATGAATCGCGTGGGCGCTCTGGCGCGGGGATACCTGGTCGCGGTCACGGCGCTGGCGGGGGTGTTCACCGCCGGGATCGGGGTCTGGTGTCTGATCGAACCGGGCTCATTCGCTCGTGCCGTCGGCTTTGAGACGCACCTGCATTTCCTGCACGACCTCGGCGCGTTCCAGTTAGGCCTGGGTGTCACGCTGCTGCTCGCGCTGATATGGGCGGACGCGCTGGCCACCGCCCTCGCCGGATTCATTGTGGCCAACACCGTGCACACCGTGAATCACTTCACGGACCTCGACCTCGGTGGTTCGGTCGCGCAGGCGTGGGCGCTGGGTGCGGTGTCGGTGGCCCTGGTCGTGGCGTTTCTGTTGCGGCTGCGCCAACTTGGCTACGTCCTGGGCAGCGTAGGCGCCGCAGCCAATCAGACGCTGGCACCATTCGTTCGGCAAAAGACCATCAGCCTCACCACCTTTCGCAAGGACGGCACGCCCGGCTCCAGTCCGATCAGCATTGTCGTGGATGGCAACCGCGCCTACTTCCGCAGCTTCGAGAAGGCGATCAAAGTGCGCCGGATTCAACGTAATCCGAACGTCGAATTCGGTCCAGCGACCGGATCGGGAAAGCCGACGGGATCGGCGCAACCTGGCGACGTTCGCCTGCTGGATGGGGCTGAGTATCGAAAGGCGGCACGTCTGCTACGGCAAAAGTATCCGGTGCTGCATGGAGTGCTGGTGCCCCTGGCGCACCGACTCATGCGGTCCAAGTTCGGCCGCACGGTGCACGCGGAGTTGATTCCGTTGACTGTCGCGCGGTGA